One Cricetulus griseus strain 17A/GY chromosome 5, alternate assembly CriGri-PICRH-1.0, whole genome shotgun sequence genomic window carries:
- the Znf414 gene encoding zinc finger protein 414 isoform X3, translated as MEEPSKPSPDMLATAESSSSELDKEVASPDVAATATFSSVEEPGPNPTAVPSAWDRGGPPQLVASPAPDSCQSGSTSTGVGTSEDLRLPRRRPPPGKQIPCSSPGCCLSFPSIRDLAQHLRTHCPPTQSLEGKLFRCSALSCTESFPSMQELVAHGKMHYKPNRYFKCENCLLRFRTHRSLFKHLHVCAEHAQSPAPPQPPALDKEPPVPERPPESDPASALSLPFPLLEPFTSAPSGPFLPYLNPAPFGLSPPRLRPFLAAAPGPPASSTAIWKKSQGECESQWPAKLHGPTLIPNLTCLFPTGATGSPRRPQGGPDAPSGYAAPSRIVWEHTRGRYSCMQCDFSTASRPAITLHLQDHRPGASAALAPGSLPADTLAGKAEECSGMEPEARGEAWAQCPLPQLHTNPTQFAPGV; from the exons ATG GAGGAACCGTCCAAGCCCAGCCCGGACATGCTAGCCACTGCAGAGTCCAGCTCCAGTGAGCTCGACAAGGAGGTGGCGTCTCCAGATGTGGCTGCTACAGCCACTTTTTCCTCCGTGGAGGAGCCAGGCCCTAACCCGACAGCCGTACCATCAGCGTGGGACCGTGGAGGACCTCCGCAGCTGGTtgcctccccagccccagacAGCTGCCAGTCTGGCTCAACCAGCACAGGTGTGGGGACCAGTGAGGACCTGAGGTTGCCCAGACGACGTCCACCACCAG GGAAACAGATACCCTGCTCTAGCCCTGgctgctgcctcagtttccccagtatTCGTGATCTGGCACAGCATCTCCGTACCCACTGCCCACCTACACAGTCACTGGAAG GCAAACTCTTCCGATGCTCAGCCCTGAGTTGCACTGAGAGTTTCCCCAGCATGCAGGAGCTGGTAGCCCACGGCAAGATGCACTACAAGCCCAACCGCTACTTCAA GTGTGAGAATTGCCTCCTGCGCTTCCGAACTCACCGCTCGCTCTTCAAGCATCTGCATGTTTGTGCAGAGCATGCTCAGAGCCCAGCCCCGCCACAACCCCCTGCCCTGGACAAAGAGCCACCTGTGCCTGAGCGCCCCCCAGAGTCCGACCCTGCATCTGCCCTGAGTCTGCCATTCCCACTACTTGAACCTTTCACCTCTGCCCCCTCTGGGCCCTTCCTTCCCTACTTGAACCCTGCGCCCTTTGGCCTCAGTCCCCCGCGACTGCGCCCGTTCCTGGCTGCTgctccaggaccaccagcctctAGCACAGCCATCTGGAAAAAGAGTCAAGGTGAGTGTGAGAGCCAGTGGCCTGCAAAGCTTCATGGGCCCACCCTTATTCCGAACTTGACCTGCCTCTTTCCTACAGGTGCTACCGGAAGTCCCAGAAGACCTCAGGGTGGTCCCGATGCGCCCTCAG GGTATGCAGCCCCCAGTCGCATCGTGTGGGAACACACGCGTGGCCGTTACTCGTGCATGCAGTGTGACTTCTCCACGGCCTCACGGCCAGCCATAACACTACACCTTCAGGACCACCGCCCTGGTGCCTCTGCAGCCCTGGCGCCTGGGTCCCTCCCTGCTGACACCCTGGCGGGTAAGGCTGAGGAATGCTCAGGCATGGAGCCAGAGGCAAGGGGTGAGGCCTGGGCTCAGtgtcccctccctcaactccatACAAACCCAACCCAGTTTGCTCCTGGGGTGTGA
- the Znf414 gene encoding zinc finger protein 414 isoform X5 codes for MEEPSKPSPDMLATAESSSSELDKEVASPDVAATATFSSVEEPGPNPTAVPSAWDRGGPPQLVASPAPDSCQSGSTSTGVGTSEDLRLPRRRPPPGKQIPCSSPGCCLSFPSIRDLAQHLRTHCPPTQSLEGKLFRCSALSCTESFPSMQELVAHGKMHYKPNRYFKCENCLLRFRTHRSLFKHLHVCAEHAQSPAPPQPPALDKEPPVPERPPESDPASALSLPFPLLEPFTSAPSGPFLPYLNPAPFGLSPPRLRPFLAAAPGPPASSTAIWKKSQGECESQWPAKLHGPTLIPNLTCLFPTGATGSPRRPQGGPDAPSGYAAPSRIVWEHTRGRYSCMQCDFSTASRPAITLHLQDHRPGASAALAPGSLPADTLAESSRVGRKSVLKLS; via the exons ATG GAGGAACCGTCCAAGCCCAGCCCGGACATGCTAGCCACTGCAGAGTCCAGCTCCAGTGAGCTCGACAAGGAGGTGGCGTCTCCAGATGTGGCTGCTACAGCCACTTTTTCCTCCGTGGAGGAGCCAGGCCCTAACCCGACAGCCGTACCATCAGCGTGGGACCGTGGAGGACCTCCGCAGCTGGTtgcctccccagccccagacAGCTGCCAGTCTGGCTCAACCAGCACAGGTGTGGGGACCAGTGAGGACCTGAGGTTGCCCAGACGACGTCCACCACCAG GGAAACAGATACCCTGCTCTAGCCCTGgctgctgcctcagtttccccagtatTCGTGATCTGGCACAGCATCTCCGTACCCACTGCCCACCTACACAGTCACTGGAAG GCAAACTCTTCCGATGCTCAGCCCTGAGTTGCACTGAGAGTTTCCCCAGCATGCAGGAGCTGGTAGCCCACGGCAAGATGCACTACAAGCCCAACCGCTACTTCAA GTGTGAGAATTGCCTCCTGCGCTTCCGAACTCACCGCTCGCTCTTCAAGCATCTGCATGTTTGTGCAGAGCATGCTCAGAGCCCAGCCCCGCCACAACCCCCTGCCCTGGACAAAGAGCCACCTGTGCCTGAGCGCCCCCCAGAGTCCGACCCTGCATCTGCCCTGAGTCTGCCATTCCCACTACTTGAACCTTTCACCTCTGCCCCCTCTGGGCCCTTCCTTCCCTACTTGAACCCTGCGCCCTTTGGCCTCAGTCCCCCGCGACTGCGCCCGTTCCTGGCTGCTgctccaggaccaccagcctctAGCACAGCCATCTGGAAAAAGAGTCAAGGTGAGTGTGAGAGCCAGTGGCCTGCAAAGCTTCATGGGCCCACCCTTATTCCGAACTTGACCTGCCTCTTTCCTACAGGTGCTACCGGAAGTCCCAGAAGACCTCAGGGTGGTCCCGATGCGCCCTCAG GGTATGCAGCCCCCAGTCGCATCGTGTGGGAACACACGCGTGGCCGTTACTCGTGCATGCAGTGTGACTTCTCCACGGCCTCACGGCCAGCCATAACACTACACCTTCAGGACCACCGCCCTGGTGCCTCTGCAGCCCTGGCGCCTGGGTCCCTCCCTGCTGACACCCTGGCGG AATCCAGTCGGGTGGGGAGAAAATCAGTTCTCAAGTTGTCCTAA
- the Znf414 gene encoding zinc finger protein 414 isoform X4 has translation MLATAESSSSELDKEVASPDVAATATFSSVEEPGPNPTAVPSAWDRGGPPQLVASPAPDSCQSGSTSTGVGTSEDLRLPRRRPPPGKQIPCSSPGCCLSFPSIRDLAQHLRTHCPPTQSLEGKLFRCSALSCTESFPSMQELVAHGKMHYKPNRYFKCENCLLRFRTHRSLFKHLHVCAEHAQSPAPPQPPALDKEPPVPERPPESDPASALSLPFPLLEPFTSAPSGPFLPYLNPAPFGLSPPRLRPFLAAAPGPPASSTAIWKKSQGECESQWPAKLHGPTLIPNLTCLFPTGATGSPRRPQGGPDAPSGYAAPSRIVWEHTRGRYSCMQCDFSTASRPAITLHLQDHRPGASAALAPGSLPADTLAGKAEECSGMEPEARGEAWAQCPLPQLHTNPTQFAPGV, from the exons ATGCTAGCCACTGCAGAGTCCAGCTCCAGTGAGCTCGACAAGGAGGTGGCGTCTCCAGATGTGGCTGCTACAGCCACTTTTTCCTCCGTGGAGGAGCCAGGCCCTAACCCGACAGCCGTACCATCAGCGTGGGACCGTGGAGGACCTCCGCAGCTGGTtgcctccccagccccagacAGCTGCCAGTCTGGCTCAACCAGCACAGGTGTGGGGACCAGTGAGGACCTGAGGTTGCCCAGACGACGTCCACCACCAG GGAAACAGATACCCTGCTCTAGCCCTGgctgctgcctcagtttccccagtatTCGTGATCTGGCACAGCATCTCCGTACCCACTGCCCACCTACACAGTCACTGGAAG GCAAACTCTTCCGATGCTCAGCCCTGAGTTGCACTGAGAGTTTCCCCAGCATGCAGGAGCTGGTAGCCCACGGCAAGATGCACTACAAGCCCAACCGCTACTTCAA GTGTGAGAATTGCCTCCTGCGCTTCCGAACTCACCGCTCGCTCTTCAAGCATCTGCATGTTTGTGCAGAGCATGCTCAGAGCCCAGCCCCGCCACAACCCCCTGCCCTGGACAAAGAGCCACCTGTGCCTGAGCGCCCCCCAGAGTCCGACCCTGCATCTGCCCTGAGTCTGCCATTCCCACTACTTGAACCTTTCACCTCTGCCCCCTCTGGGCCCTTCCTTCCCTACTTGAACCCTGCGCCCTTTGGCCTCAGTCCCCCGCGACTGCGCCCGTTCCTGGCTGCTgctccaggaccaccagcctctAGCACAGCCATCTGGAAAAAGAGTCAAGGTGAGTGTGAGAGCCAGTGGCCTGCAAAGCTTCATGGGCCCACCCTTATTCCGAACTTGACCTGCCTCTTTCCTACAGGTGCTACCGGAAGTCCCAGAAGACCTCAGGGTGGTCCCGATGCGCCCTCAG GGTATGCAGCCCCCAGTCGCATCGTGTGGGAACACACGCGTGGCCGTTACTCGTGCATGCAGTGTGACTTCTCCACGGCCTCACGGCCAGCCATAACACTACACCTTCAGGACCACCGCCCTGGTGCCTCTGCAGCCCTGGCGCCTGGGTCCCTCCCTGCTGACACCCTGGCGGGTAAGGCTGAGGAATGCTCAGGCATGGAGCCAGAGGCAAGGGGTGAGGCCTGGGCTCAGtgtcccctccctcaactccatACAAACCCAACCCAGTTTGCTCCTGGGGTGTGA
- the Znf414 gene encoding zinc finger protein 414 isoform X1, with protein sequence MEEPSKPSPDMLATAESSSSELDKEVASPDVAATATFSSVEEPGPNPTAVPSAWDRGGPPQLVASPAPDSCQSGSTSTGVGTSEDLRLPRRRPPPGKQIPCSSPGCCLSFPSIRDLAQHLRTHCPPTQSLEGKLFRCSALSCTESFPSMQELVAHGKMHYKPNRYFKCENCLLRFRTHRSLFKHLHVCAEHAQSPAPPQPPALDKEPPVPERPPESDPASALSLPFPLLEPFTSAPSGPFLPYLNPAPFGLSPPRLRPFLAAAPGPPASSTAIWKKSQGATGSPRRPQGGPDAPSGYAAPSRIVWEHTRGRYSCMQCDFSTASRPAITLHLQDHRPGASAALAPGSLPADTLAGKAEECSGMEPEARGEAWAQCPLPQLHTNPTQFAPGV encoded by the exons ATG GAGGAACCGTCCAAGCCCAGCCCGGACATGCTAGCCACTGCAGAGTCCAGCTCCAGTGAGCTCGACAAGGAGGTGGCGTCTCCAGATGTGGCTGCTACAGCCACTTTTTCCTCCGTGGAGGAGCCAGGCCCTAACCCGACAGCCGTACCATCAGCGTGGGACCGTGGAGGACCTCCGCAGCTGGTtgcctccccagccccagacAGCTGCCAGTCTGGCTCAACCAGCACAGGTGTGGGGACCAGTGAGGACCTGAGGTTGCCCAGACGACGTCCACCACCAG GGAAACAGATACCCTGCTCTAGCCCTGgctgctgcctcagtttccccagtatTCGTGATCTGGCACAGCATCTCCGTACCCACTGCCCACCTACACAGTCACTGGAAG GCAAACTCTTCCGATGCTCAGCCCTGAGTTGCACTGAGAGTTTCCCCAGCATGCAGGAGCTGGTAGCCCACGGCAAGATGCACTACAAGCCCAACCGCTACTTCAA GTGTGAGAATTGCCTCCTGCGCTTCCGAACTCACCGCTCGCTCTTCAAGCATCTGCATGTTTGTGCAGAGCATGCTCAGAGCCCAGCCCCGCCACAACCCCCTGCCCTGGACAAAGAGCCACCTGTGCCTGAGCGCCCCCCAGAGTCCGACCCTGCATCTGCCCTGAGTCTGCCATTCCCACTACTTGAACCTTTCACCTCTGCCCCCTCTGGGCCCTTCCTTCCCTACTTGAACCCTGCGCCCTTTGGCCTCAGTCCCCCGCGACTGCGCCCGTTCCTGGCTGCTgctccaggaccaccagcctctAGCACAGCCATCTGGAAAAAGAGTCAAG GTGCTACCGGAAGTCCCAGAAGACCTCAGGGTGGTCCCGATGCGCCCTCAG GGTATGCAGCCCCCAGTCGCATCGTGTGGGAACACACGCGTGGCCGTTACTCGTGCATGCAGTGTGACTTCTCCACGGCCTCACGGCCAGCCATAACACTACACCTTCAGGACCACCGCCCTGGTGCCTCTGCAGCCCTGGCGCCTGGGTCCCTCCCTGCTGACACCCTGGCGGGTAAGGCTGAGGAATGCTCAGGCATGGAGCCAGAGGCAAGGGGTGAGGCCTGGGCTCAGtgtcccctccctcaactccatACAAACCCAACCCAGTTTGCTCCTGGGGTGTGA